In Amphiura filiformis chromosome 2, Afil_fr2py, whole genome shotgun sequence, one DNA window encodes the following:
- the LOC140171388 gene encoding mitogen-activated protein kinase kinase kinase 20-like — MATSMSTSLPTNVPKIKKDELQLVKQIGSGGFGAVFQMKWKGPRGEIQVAAKRLNDPDSHEINILASLDHASIVKLLGFVDEAMEFMLILELCEGGSLRSYLDEHGGLSTNVVMFVDWAKQAAIPIKYLRGKQIVHKDVKSPNYLITRDNKLKLADFGLAKKIEHTISNATERASFPWMAPELFTLSMLSPNYDIFALAIVIWELWTGQFPFKGLQFQVIAWRVCQLKERLPIPADMPRPITDLLRQCWEEDWHKRPTIEHIISVITTDTYWLQQILAGSWVMTKQFGSDRSGQLSHYIQDIAVNPNGDIAIVDWSTKVKVFSSESAAWILHKDWNQGTTTNHY; from the exons ATGGCTACATCTATGTCTACATCTTTGCCAACCAATGTACCAAAAATTAAGAAAGATGAGCTCCAACTAGTCAAGCAAATCGGAAGTGGTGGATTCGGGGCTGTATTCCAAATGAAATGGAAGGGGCCTCGAGGAGAAATACAAGTAGCGGCTAAACGGCTTAATGATCCCGATTCCCATGAAATAAACATCCTGGCTAGTCTGGATCATGCAAGCATTGTCAAGTTGCTTGGCTTTGTAGATGAAGCAATGGAGTTTATGTTGATTTTGGAGCTGTGTGAAGGTGGCTCACTACGGAGCTATTTGGATGAACATGGGGGTTTATCTACAAATGTGGTTATGTTTGTAGATTGGGCGAAGCAGGCAGCAATACCGATAAAATACCTTCGGGGGAAGCAGATCGTGCATAAAGATGTGAAATCGCCGAACTACTTGATTACCAGAGATAATAAGCTGAAGTTAGCCGATTTTGGACTGGCTAAGAAAATTGAGCACACAATTAGCAATGCTACAGAACGGGCATCTTTTCCCTGGATGGCACCGGAGCTGTTTACTCTCAGCATGCTGTCTCCAAACTATGACATTTTTGCATTAGCTATTGTGATATGGGAGCTGTGGACAGGGCAGTTTCCATTTAAGGGTTTGCAATTTCAAGTTATCGCCTGGCGAGTCTGTCAACTGAAAGAAAGGCTACCAATTCCTGCTGACATGCCCCGACCAATAACAGACTTACTGAGGCAGTGCTGGGAAGAAGACTGGCACAAACGGCCAACAATTGAACACATAATTTCTGTT ATTACTACAGACACATATTGGCTACAACAAATCCTAGCTGGTTCCTGGGTGATGACGAAACAGTTTGGTTCAGATAGATCAGGTCAGCTTTCTCATTATATACAAGACATCGCAGTTAACCCTAATGGGGATATCGCAATTGTTGATTGGTCTACAAAGGTCAAAGTATTCAGCAGTGAAAGTGCAGCATGGATACTACACAAGGACTGGAACCAGGGCACTACTACAAATCACTACTAG